Proteins co-encoded in one Malus sylvestris chromosome 7, drMalSylv7.2, whole genome shotgun sequence genomic window:
- the LOC126628425 gene encoding uncharacterized protein LOC126628425: MRFIWNVGFLEHIIGYTEITQTKSPEQNPSRVRVEKEKTSRGAEEREVGNRKREMTQKGKLFKGQQKRKTIPPNRHGKMTQIRKGKRVIKPSKVTGEIDSDREMTKFINHCNEMKAATAANKEGGQLSIVKTPQASGNTTKQ, from the exons ATGAGATTTATTTGGAATGTTGGGTTTCTTGAGCATATCATTGGGTACACAGAGATTACCCAAACCAAAAGCCCTGAACAAAACCCTAGTCGAGTCCGagtagaaaaggaaaaaaccAGCAGAGGCGCTGAAGAGAGAGAAGTGGGAAATAGGAAGAGAGAGATGACGCAGAAAGGGAAGCTGTTCAAAGGGCAGCAGAAGAGGAAAACGATTCCTCCCAACCGCCATGGAAAAATGACTCAAATTCGCAAAGGCAAGCGAGTAATCAAGCCTTCGAAGGTCACCGGTGAGATTGATTCCGATCGG GAGATGACAAAGTTCATAAACCACTGCAATGAGATGAAGGCGGCCACTGCTGCAAACAAGGAAGGTGGACAATTAAGTATTGTCAAAACACCTCAAGCATCCGGTAACACTACAAAGCAATAG
- the LOC126628423 gene encoding uncharacterized protein LOC126628423, which yields MSNLNKLDFTALEVSGRNYLKWVQDVKLHLTAKNLRPAIEEATDKPVGEAEKATAMIFIRRHIHDALQTEYLAEEDPRALWVALDDRFDHQKDIFLPEARHDWQHLRFQDFKSVNEYNSEVCRIRSLLKFCNETLTEEDLLEKTYSTFSASNIVLQQQYRAQKFTKFSDLISVLLLAEKQNQLLMKNHQARPTGLLLCLKHIIALISTQNAKRGVVRVARSHPTKVNRAKAHPREETKPRSAQTSLTRPRTSRIRAKHLPQ from the coding sequence atgtcgaacttgaacaaactcgacttcaccgctttggaggtttctggaaggaactacctcaagtgggttcaagatgtgaagctccacctcactgcaaagaacttgcgtcctgctattgaagaagcaacagataaacctgttggcgaggctgaaaaagccactgctatgatcttcatccgaagacatatccatgacgctctacaaactgagtaccttgctgaggaggatccacgtgcattatgggtcgctttggatgatcgtttcgatcaccaaaaggacatattcttgcctgaagcaagacacgactggcagcacttgcgcttccaagactttaagtctgtgaatgaatataattctgaagtttgtcgaatccgatcacttctcaagttttgcaatgaaactttgactgaagaggatctcctggaaaagacctactcgaccttctctgcttctaatattgtcctgcagcaacaatatagagctcagaagttcactaagttctcggatttgatctctgttttacttcttgctgaaaagcagaaccagctgttgatgaagaatcatcaagctcgacctactgggctactgctgtgcctgaagcacattatagcactaatcagcacccaaaacgccaaaagaggcgtggtaagggtggccagaagccatcccaccaaggtcaacagagccaaggcccatccaagggaggaaacaaagcccagaagcgcccaaacctcgctcacaaggccccgaacttcaagaataagggcaaagcacctgccacaatga